The genomic region TTTTTTTAGCGGCGGTATTGGTGCTTTTTTCTTTGGTTATGCAGGCGGTAAGTACTATTCATCCAGTGCCCATCAAAAAGGATTTGGCCCTTTTCCCACGAGAAATAGCCGGCTATAAGCTTGTAAAAGAAGAAAGAATGCCCCCGAAAGTAGAAAAGGTTCTCGGGGTAGATAATTACATCATGCGCGAGTATTGCCAAAAAGATACCTGTATAAGCCTTTACGTGGGTTATTTTGAAGAACAGCAAGAAGGGGCCATGATTCATTCTCCTAAGCACTGTATGCCTGGTGGCGGCTGGCTCCCCATAGACGATAGGATTATCACTCTTAATACCCCTCATGGTCAACTCAAAGTGAACCGTTTTTTGCTTCAAAAAGGAGACGAAAAGCTATTGGTTTATTACTGGTATCAGGGGCGCGGGCGTAAAGTCGCCAGTGAATATGAAGATAGACTTTATCTCCTGCTTGACCGTCTTTTGAAACAGCGTTCAGACGGCGCCCTGGTGCGTTTGATGGTCCCTTTAAAAAAGGGAAACGAAAAAAAATTAAAAGAGTTTACCAGGGCGCTGGTGCCTATTCTTGACCAGTTCTTGCCTTCTTAAGGCCAATTAACCAGCATTTGTTGGGCTACTTCTCTGGCCTTTTCCTCACCGGCCAAAATAGCCAGAAGGGTAAGGGCGAAGGGCATAGCCGTGCCCGGCCCCTGGCTGGTAATGACGTTTTCATCTACTACTACCGGGGCATCTTCGAGCCTGGCTTCTTTTAATTCATCTTTCAGCGAGGGATAAATAGTCGCCTTTTTGCCTTTGAGGACCCCAAAAGCGGCCAGGGCTCCTGGAGCGGCACAAATAGCCGCACATTTTTTGCCCTTTTCCTGCATTTTCTGAATCAATTCTTTGACCCTGGAATCTTTTTTGAGGTTTTCCACTCCAGGGAGCCCGCCTGGTAAAATCACCATATCAAGTTCGTCAGGGGACAGGCTATCAACCGTAGTGTCAGGTACGATTTTTACGTCTCTGGCGCTGGGAATAGGGGTATCTTCAAGACCAGCGATGATTACATCTACTCCACCCCTACGCAGAACGTCTATTACGGTTACGGCTTCGAGTTCTTCGTATCCCGGAGCTAATAAAATGGCTACCTTGGCCATGGCCACCTCCGTTTTTTCTTTCAAAGTGTCAACTGCTGTTCCAAAAGTCAAGCTGTAGCAAACAGGGACAGGCAAAACAGCCCGAACGACAAATAGTATTCCTTAAGGCTTGACAGGGAAAAGGGAGAGCGCTAATTTTTATGGCAGTTCCCCGGTAGCTCAATCGGCAGAGCGGTGGGCTGTTAACCCATAGGTTGCAGGTTCGAGTCCTGCCCGGGGAGCCATTTTGATAGCTGTTTCAAACTCTTTTATGACTTCTTCCAGCTTGTTCTTGCCTTACAAAAGACAGTTAGAAATAAAACTTATAGCGTCCAGAAAAACTTTTTCGTAAAGGGTAAAGGCTAAAATAAAAAGTCTAGTCAGAGTTCTAACTTCTAAAAATCCATAATTTTTTAACCAGGCTAGACATGCTCTTACAGAGAAGTGTCCATCCCTGAGAAGAAGATTCGTTTAAAGTTTCTTGGCTTCTTAACAATGTAATCGAAACCCCAAGACTGGAAAAGTTAGTTCTCAGATTGTCAAAAAACTATAGAAAGGTGTGAAGCTTTTAAACTAAGATTTCTTTGAGACGGATTTCTTCTTCTATTTTCTTTTGTAGAGCAGCCAAATGAGGAGAAACTTCTACACAATAAAAGCTATTTTCAGACGGCCTGATAGCCTTGAGCTCATCAGGTATTTCTTTAAGGGCCATCTGAATATGTTTTTTAATATCACCCAGGGTTTGTTTTGGTTTGAGGCGTTTGCCTTTTTCCATAACCTTTTCAAGTAAAGGTTCGGCATCAAAGGTTTCATTTCGCAAAGCTACCAAGTCTTTTTGAAGAAAGCCATTCTTTTTAAAACGATAGACCTGTTTTTCACCAGCTAAAGTCTTTTTTCCAGAAGAAAGCTTAGCTACTGGCCTCCCATCATAGGAGACCAGCTTATAGGAGGCATCAAGATAAGGGGCATCCGCTGAAACCCCCATTTTTGTCCCCACACCAAAGGCGTCAACCGGAACACCTTCTTCTAAGAATTTTTCTATCTGGTATTCATCAAGCCCGCCGCTAACAAAAATTTTTACGTAGGAAAGGCCCGCTTCATCTAAAAGGCGTCTTACTTCTTTTGCCAAATGACTAATATTTCCACTATCAAGTCGTACTCCTTTAAGACGTTTACCCTGCGCTTCGAGCCGTTTAGCAAGATCAATGGCTTTTTTAGTGGCCGTAATGGTATCGTAAGTATCAAGTAGTAGAACTGTGTTATCAGGAAAGATTTCAGCAAAGGCCGAGAAGGCTTCAACCTCAGAGGGGAAACTTTCAATAAAAGAATGAGCCATGGTACCAGTTACTGGAATATTATAAAGCTTTCCAGCAAGCGTATTGCTTGTAGCGGAAAAACCCACCAAATAGGAATTTCTGGCTACCTTAAGAGCAGCTTCTACTCCGTGAGTGCGTCTAGCTGAAAAATCTACTACCATCCGACCTCGGGCCGCTAGAACACTCCTCACGGCCTTGCTAGCCACAAGAGAGTTAAAACATAAAGTATTTATTACAAATGTTTCTACTAGCTGAGCTTGAGGTAAAGGGGCCGTGATTTCCAGAACAGGCTCTTCGGCAAAAAAAATAGCCCCTTCAGACATGCTAAAAACATCACCTGTAAAACGTAAATTTTTCAAATAATCTAAAAAAGCTGGTTTAAAAAGACCCAGATTGTCCAGATAAGCCAAATCTTCTTCGGAAAAAGAGAATTTTTCTAGCCAGGAAATCACTTCTTCTAACCCGCAAAAAATAAAAAAACGCCAGTTTTTGGGGTAACTTCTCACAAAAAAAGAAAAGGTGGCTGGCGCAAACATTTCTCGTTCAAAATAAACCGCCGCCATGGTGAGTTCATAAAGGTCTGTAAAAAGGGAGGATAAACGGGTTTTCATAGAATTTTCGCTTTATAAATCCGTTCCATGCGTTTGAGGGCAAAGAGGTGCATTTCCTTATCAAAATCACCTACACAATCTTTAAAAACCTCGATTTTGAAGTTTCGAAAAAAAGCATCAGCCGCGGTATCCATTACACAAATACTGGTACACACTCCTGTGAGGCAAACAGTTTTTACTCCCAACTTTAAGAGCATATCTTCTAAAGGGGTTTTAAAAAAACCGCTAAAGCGGGTTTTAGGGATTACGTAATCAATTGTTTCGGGCTTAAGTTCTGGGATAATTTCTGCTCCCCAAGAGCCTTTTAAAGCATGAGGTGGAAAGGCCAAAAATTCAAGATCTTCTGGTTCATGTTGATCACAGAGATAGAAAACAGGATTTTTGTCCCTTCGAAATTGTTTAATTTTCTCTTGTAAAGGACTTATAATAGCCCTTACTTCTTCGCCGCAGAAGAGAACCCCTTTGGGATCCAAAAAATCATTTATCATATCAATTACTAATAAGGCCCTCATTTGCATAGTTAATTAGTCAAAAACACCTTTTTTGACAAGATATTTTTTGTATTAGGGTCTAACATCTAGAGAGACCGTTTGCGCATCTGTGCTCCTCGCAGAGACCAAGACCAAATGGACGATTTCTGTCATTGCGGGCTATTTTCTTACACTATATAGCAAGCAAAGCGAAACAATCTCAGGCGTCAGTGGCGCCGTGGAATCTCGAGTTAAAATTTTAGCTTTTGCAAAGGTCCTTTGTTTTTAGTGATATTTCAAAATAGTCATTTTTATGATCCCAGTAATAAAAATTTTTAAACATTTTTAGCCTTTTTGTCCGATAAGTAAAACTGGGACAAGGGGGAAACATGCCACAACTATATTTACCTATAGCCATCATAATAGTTTTTTTTATTCTTTTATTTTTCTTTACAAGAAAAAGAGACTCAAATTTTA from Thermodesulfatator indicus DSM 15286 harbors:
- a CDS encoding DJ-1 family glyoxalase III, which gives rise to MAKVAILLAPGYEELEAVTVIDVLRRGGVDVIIAGLEDTPIPSARDVKIVPDTTVDSLSPDELDMVILPGGLPGVENLKKDSRVKELIQKMQEKGKKCAAICAAPGALAAFGVLKGKKATIYPSLKDELKEARLEDAPVVVDENVITSQGPGTAMPFALTLLAILAGEEKAREVAQQMLVNWP
- a CDS encoding cysteine hydrolase family protein, producing MRALLVIDMINDFLDPKGVLFCGEEVRAIISPLQEKIKQFRRDKNPVFYLCDQHEPEDLEFLAFPPHALKGSWGAEIIPELKPETIDYVIPKTRFSGFFKTPLEDMLLKLGVKTVCLTGVCTSICVMDTAADAFFRNFKIEVFKDCVGDFDKEMHLFALKRMERIYKAKIL
- a CDS encoding nicotinate phosphoribosyltransferase, encoding MKTRLSSLFTDLYELTMAAVYFEREMFAPATFSFFVRSYPKNWRFFIFCGLEEVISWLEKFSFSEEDLAYLDNLGLFKPAFLDYLKNLRFTGDVFSMSEGAIFFAEEPVLEITAPLPQAQLVETFVINTLCFNSLVASKAVRSVLAARGRMVVDFSARRTHGVEAALKVARNSYLVGFSATSNTLAGKLYNIPVTGTMAHSFIESFPSEVEAFSAFAEIFPDNTVLLLDTYDTITATKKAIDLAKRLEAQGKRLKGVRLDSGNISHLAKEVRRLLDEAGLSYVKIFVSGGLDEYQIEKFLEEGVPVDAFGVGTKMGVSADAPYLDASYKLVSYDGRPVAKLSSGKKTLAGEKQVYRFKKNGFLQKDLVALRNETFDAEPLLEKVMEKGKRLKPKQTLGDIKKHIQMALKEIPDELKAIRPSENSFYCVEVSPHLAALQKKIEEEIRLKEILV
- a CDS encoding exosortase C-terminal domain/associated protein EpsI — protein: MIKKAIFLAAVLVLFSLVMQAVSTIHPVPIKKDLALFPREIAGYKLVKEERMPPKVEKVLGVDNYIMREYCQKDTCISLYVGYFEEQQEGAMIHSPKHCMPGGGWLPIDDRIITLNTPHGQLKVNRFLLQKGDEKLLVYYWYQGRGRKVASEYEDRLYLLLDRLLKQRSDGALVRLMVPLKKGNEKKLKEFTRALVPILDQFLPS